Below is a genomic region from Drosophila albomicans strain 15112-1751.03 chromosome 2R, ASM965048v2, whole genome shotgun sequence.
CCTCGATGGCCGTTTGGACTGGAACATGCCGCTCAATGACTAGGTACTCGCGCTCCACCCGCTGATTGCGATGACCCATGAACATGTTCAGCAGTACGGCCGAAGTAAACGCAATAACCACAATTTCCTTCCACCAGAACCAGAGCGAAAGTATGACAACTTTGACGGGTGCATCGATGTCATCCAAGCTGAAGCTAAGATCATCATTAATGCTATGATTCCCACCAGCTGCTGTCTCGTTGCCGTCGGCAGCTGATTCAATGGCAGGCACATCGCTGGGCGTTTCATTGGCACCGCATTCCCTGCCACCCCCTGATTGCTGCCACTTTGGATCTGTGTAGAAGTAGAAGCCGTTGCCATTCACAAACTCCGAAGCATTAAGCACCGATTGTGCCGCTATAGCAACGTTCTGATCATCATATGGCACTAGTTGACTATTTCCCTCATCATTTTCGCCAATCACCACGGGATCCCGATCGCCTTGGAATATCACCAATGAATTGCTGCTGGCTGCAACTGGTCGCCAGGGTATTTTGGGCATGAGATTTGTGTCACCGCTCAGCTGCAGAAATTGCTGTGTCTTATCCATGATCTCTTGGCGCAGACGTATTGATTCCTGTATATACAATTGCTTATCGTACATGCCCAGATAGATGGAGGGTGCACTTATTGGCTGTTTGGGCTGCTCCCCGGGTTGCAGATCATCCTGCTCCCACAGCCACTGCGCCGAGCTGAACAGATCAATGGACTGCAGCTGATCGGCTTCGTTTGTATGCCAAGCGCTGACAATCGGATGGTTAAACTGCAAGGCACGAacaattaataatcataagatattttaatgttttcacCCACTCACCGTGTGCTTCCAGAGCATGAGGTGTGGTTCGCTCTTGCTGAAGGCACAGATAATACCCTCGGGCACTATAACCCTAATGTCCACATCCAGCACAGCCAATTCGATGTCGCTCCGCGGCTGTAACTGACAGTCGGCAGCACGCATCACATCCAACTCGTGCTGTCCCACGCTAAAGTTCCAGCGCTCGACGCCTGTGCGCGATTCCACGGCACGCACTGTTTGCGTCTGGCGTCGCACGACAATCACATCGTCCACCAGAGAATCATGTGGCAGAATGTAACCATCTTTGTCCCTCAAttgctcgtcgtcgtcgtgctcctgctgctgctgttgttgctcgtcTGTATCAAGTTCCTCGATTGTATCTTTAATGGCGCCATCGCGATCACTTGTGGCATTTATGCAACCATTGATGGAGCATTCGTAAAGCAGTTGCCCTGTGCGCACAGAAACACCATAGTTGCGAGTCTCCTTGCCGCCCGATATCACCAGATCGTCACTAAATTTGGCACTCGAGCTAAGCAAATGCTCGGCTGTTATTGGTATCGGATCGATGGAGTCGCCATCAAACTTGTAGATGCCGCCGCTTAGTGATGGAATCATGCGCACAAACTGTCCGTTACTGGTCAGCTCCAGGCGATGAATGCTCGACGAGATGAGTGGCCCGGGTCCAGTTTCAATGCTCCAGCGCATCTTGCCCGAATTGGCAATGTCCAAGGCGCTGAGACGTCCATCTAGTGTCGTTACGTATAGCAACCTGTgcgaaatatataaaacaacaaaaaaggggGTGTGTCAATCAGGCTCAGCACAAATCAATGCAAGAAATCAGGTTAGACACAACACCATAACCATGACCATGATCAATAATACTTCGCTTATCAGTGAATGCCGTCGACATAGTCTTCACGTCATTCGATTGCTGGAGTAGACGACGCTAATGAACTACAACAAGAACTATATTTAGTTGAATGCATCATCACAACACACGAAACACTATCAACATTTACGACCCTCTGCGTTGTCAGCGGCTTAATTGTGACCCAGCATAtaattttcacaatttcttATGATAATTTCTCAGCCCAAAAAAATTAACAGAGATATGAcgagtttattaataaacccGAATAAATTTGCTTATTCATAGAACAAGGTTTAGCATATACGTATCAATCACGATTTTtggaattaataaaaaaaattagagaGCTAAATTAGAAGATATCTCATatcatattttgattatttttctttttgtcctTGTAGTCAAAAGGGGCTGGTGTGCAAACTTAAACAGGTACGAAAATTACGTTGGAGTGTTCTTGACTGACAGATAGGAGTTTTAGAGCTGTCCTGCAactcagcaaaaaaaaattttaattctaaaaaaatttaaaactttcaGAACTTAGATTTAATTTGTATGATTTAttgaatgtatatataattaaatctgaaatttaattgttCCGATTTTATGACATTATATGTAAtgaaaaaattcattttgaaaaacTATTCCATGGACCTAACttagcaaaaaaaagggtttTTATTATACAGCAATTTTTAGTCAATTTAACTAAATACGGGtatcataaaaaaattttttttttagttttacaatatagaaatatatatgtacattaaatatggtaatgcattcaaaaaattgttttattaacatttacaAAAGTTATTCGAAAGCAACTGTTTTTAAGCTTTCATCGTGTAAAATGAGACTCATTACAAACCAGTGACACGCACATAAGCACAAACTCAAAAGCAGCGACGCAACTGCGACGCAAACGGCGCACCAATGATAAAAGCACACATCAGTGCTGCAACTATCGACGGCAGCTGGCAGTGGGAAAGAGAGAAGATCTCGGAGGTAAGCAAGTAAGCATTAACAGCTGATTTCGCTGCCTtatgcaagaaaaaaaaaacgcgcgCAAGTTCAGAGACAAGTAAATAATCAACAAGTTGTTCGGCCTCTCacaccaaacaaacaaaacacacacacactcatcaacagcaacatctgTGCATATACGTGTGTAAGTGTGCCGGTTGAAGATGGCGCCGAAGCAAACCAACGACCCAGAAGCGAAGAAGACCAAAGCAGAAATGCCAAGAATGGTGAAATTCGAAATTggtttaaataatacaaaaagtaTCATGGAAAacctaaatataaatatgtttgtagTTAAGCCAAacgaatttgaaattcaaatagaaTTTTTACGCATTCGCCTGATATGtgattatttgttgttattggttcATTCAATTGTCTACAGACATGGAAAAAGTTTGCACATGACTCACTCAccgtttctgtttttttgatAAGCGCGAACaagtttcagttttcagtttatACTTGGCACCTTTAGgcattcttcttcttattctgCACTCTGCGTTAATAACACAtttggcaaaaagaaaagtagTTTCAAACAATACACTTGGAAATTTCAAAGATTGATCGATTTATATAATtcacacaataaaaaatttcagAATTGTGCTTATATCACACATTAAAACACTTTGAAAACTTCCCAACAGCactatttaattaaagctaaCTATTTGTTTAACTGGCTTTGTGTGTTTTCAATTGCATTCAATTATTGGAAGCGAACTTTCTAGAACACTTTTCACACGTGCAATACtattgcatacacacacacatgcatattgcTTGAAAGTGGGAATGAACCAATGCTTCTTCTTCCTAGACTTACCTACGTCCTATGCGTCGCTCCTGCTGATCCACACAATAAGGAATGGCTGCTGGGGGAACAGCATGCTGTAGATTTGACGACTCGCTTGTGGATTCCGTTTGTGCAGCCGCCACAGCCACAATGGATGTGATCATAGTATAAAGGATTAGGTGACGGCGACTTAATTTGATGCCTttcaaatcattttttatgcCCATTATACGTGCGTGACGTATGTAtgaagttttgttttgtgtgcttaTTTACGAGAGGCGGCAGCGCGGGGGAATGTTTTAATTAGCTATTAATTATTGGTTTTAGTGACCACGACGTCGGCGGCGGCCGCGACGACGGCGCTGGAAAGTTTATTTTggtaacaacagcagcagcaggagcgcCCATCAATACTAAGGCACATTGCTGCATTACTTGGAACACAAAGACAAAATAAGAACGCGatttatacaaattgcaataagAAATTTTCTTTAGGACTATCACAACACACTGCGTGGTACAAATTTCGCAACAGCGGTGTAAATATTGCTAGTAGTGTGACTGCGTGTTTTATGACAAAGAAAATACTAATcaacccaaaaaataaataccattTTAGTTTGAAGAAATACCGCTTAATCTTTggtaattttcaattgattttttaagATACATTATTTTGGAATGACACATTACTAAGATTAATCATTATTTAGATATGTACCGTAAACACAGAATACATTTTTGTCGGGTGCCATAAtagaattttacaaaatttccCAACTGGTAGatatggtatattagtataagCCATTGTTAGAGACAAGTTGTTAAaaacatcattttatttcaatgtttaaaaaaaataattgcacaaaaactataaaaattgtCATTAATGCGACTACTCGATATTATCTCGATATGTCGTTTTGAATTCctaaatatacctaaaatgtACTTTCCggtattttatacaatttcaaaCAATCACAGGGGCGCTTCTGACTCACAGTCTGGCAACGTCAAATCGGTTAGATTGGCGCAAAAATTAAAGTTGCTTAAAAAACATGACGAAATAACCGAATACGATTTCAGTCAGCGATGCAATATCAAATTTCATAAGAAAATGCtgtgtttcatttgtttttttttttactttattcatACGATGCACCCAGTTTAGACCTTCttaagtttgtttttcattttaacattttgtataGTTAACgctaacaaaatatacatatacatattaataaaatatatatacatatataatgcaaaatatatttagcatCTAGCCAAGGTATGTTGTAatcgaaaaatatttgttagaaTCGTCAATAAATCTACTTTTTGGAttaaagaaaacattaaattatgtttacaaACATACGCTTCTTGGTTTTTAAGGTAGTAcgataaatgtaaattaaattaattatttgcaaaactaaaacttGAACtgtttcttattgttgttttcatttgtatgtagttgtagtagaggaattacaaataaattgcatgttaaaataataaatatataattaaacaataaaacaatgcTTTGCACAAAACGCCGCACGACAACTCAATAAACTCAATAGTCCGTAGtgttaaatcaaaatataaacaaaaccgTATGCGATGCTGTCGAATGTAATGAATGAATatcaaaactaaaacaaaataaatgatgtTGTGATTACATGAATTTGCttgggtttgttgttgttggtgttgttgtagttACTCTGATTTAACTTGCTAGTTAGTAATCCTCAATTGCTATAATCTGCGGTGGTTTTGGGTTGCcgacagttgttgttgtcgtcccCGCTGCTGCCAATGATCCCGCTGCTGAGTTATCGAtagttgcagtcgcagtcgttgctgacgtcgtcgtcggcgctgctgctgctgttgttgtcgcttgtgTGTCCGGCGTCTGTGCGGCTAATTGTCACTTTGAATTACCAGCGCCACCGCCAACATTGCTGGAAGCGCCCGCAGGTTGATTGACACGCTGATAGCGGGGCTTATTGCGTGTGAATGGCAAATACTTGTACTTGATCATATGTTTGATCTGTCGCTTCATTGTGATGCAGAACAGTGTGATAAAGTACATGACCAGTATGGGCCAAAATACGGGCACATTGAAGAAGTCAAAGAACGTGCAGAATAATCCAATCGCTGTGCTCTTCGCTACTGACAGCCAGAACTTGAATTCGGGCAGCCGACGGATGAATGGACGAAACTCCTCATTGCTATGCGTCGGTAAATTGGGTCcctcgtcctcgtcgtccACCGCATAAGGATCGAATTCGGGATCGATTTTTGGCGTaagaaatgcaataaacaGATTCAGGTGATAGATGCCCAGAGCGTAGCAGACAATGTACCAGCCCTGATAGATGAAGATGCGCAAAACGAAGAGAAACAACAGAAAGCCGGCAAATACCCAACGCATTCGTGTATGCGGCGTGGAGCGATCAAGTGTAGATTGGTATGTCTGTAAGTCAATGAAATCGATCAGCAATGctattgaaatgcatttgcaatctTAATCGCTCACCTGTGATAAACGCAGAAAGAACTTTTTAACGCCACCTCCGCCactcgacgacgacgtcgacgcgGTGCCGCTGTCTTCGttcatcattgttgttgttggtacaGCGTGTCTAAACTAAGCGCCTCTGCAATCCCTCCAATAACCCCACAAACCAATAAACCGCTCTTTCGtcgtttctctctctatctctctttcgttcttgttgctgcgctctgctgctgttgttgttttgtgactatgactgttgctgttcttgaaATGTCGTCGTCAGCTATTGATTTAGATGTAAATAACagaagcaaacacaaaatggGCAAGAAGCACACGTTGAAcgttaaaattatttcattgcCTTGTTGATTGGTCAGACGTTCTCCACCGCCTGATCGACCTTCTTCCTCTTGCTCATAGAAAATGCTCGTTTCGCTTCGTGTCGACTGTGTATTTCAAATAGCAACGCCTACTTCTGTCCGCTATTATTCGCGCTGTAGTGTTTGAACAAGTGTCCCGTTGCTCGTAAATATTAACTGACTAATAATttagattatatttattgtgtcGGCATCGGTAatttattgttcttttttcaCGCACAGTTCACCACGTCATTATGTCAAATAAGGTGaaccctctctctcgctcgctctcgccGAGCATCTGTCAAAGTAGTGTGTTGCAAAGCGCAAAATTACAGTGTTGAAAAACATTGTGGGGTTAACAGCAGTGATGCACAAATAAtcgaaaacaatatttaacaGGTCGATaagaattgtatttttttgtttactattaACGGCAAGTTACCGAGTAGAAATCATAtccatatttatttcatgtgaattttatacaacaaaaaatacattaacGTTTAGCTTTCATCTTAGTGTGTATCATCATTTCCAGTTTCGCCATCTGACTCCGATTGTTTGTCTTCTTTGGCATCCCTTATGCAGGCCCTAATAATTCCAAGGAAACTGCTGGCAATTTCTTCCTTTTTAAAGCGATTGGCAAGCCGCTCGAGCTCTCCTTTCTCATCCTCCGCATAGTTAAGCCCACCATAGGCAAGACTTTTCTTCGAATCCTGCATATAGTCAATCGTAAAACTCGCACCGACCGGCATGTTGAGCACCAGTTTGTGGACTTGCTCTCGTCGCATTATTAAGCGtactttgtttgttgttttatgcTTTAGAATCTTTACTTCGCCTACACctaaaatatgcatttgaaAAGTAAAGAACATTAGATTCATAACACGGATTTAATGGGTTTGCTAATAGACTAACCTCGCTCCTTCCATAACTTATTTGCCGCATCGTAGCGATAAAGCATTGTTCGCTGGCAAAACAATTGGTTCTCGTCTTCCTCGCCAGTGCTGACGACAATCTCGTCGGGCAGAGCAATGATGGGTTCATAGTGTGGATCATAATTCTCATCGTTGGTGGTATCGCCTGTATTTGAGGAGTCAGCTTCTCCATCATTTTGCGATTGTATGGACGTCGAAGGATTCTTAAAGTGCTTAAAATCATTCTGATGTGTCAGACCATAGAAGCCACCAGTTTCAGACTTTTGGAAACCAATCGGTTGACTGCCACTGCCTCCTTTGGCTGCCAAACTGGCAAAATCCACACCTCCCCGCGATGCTATCTCCAAGAAATTTGGCGTCGACGGCGCCTCCTTCAGTGTATTATCTTTGTTGTtagtttcttgttttttgggtTCTGTGTCTGCCGTGGTAGCGGCACCCTTTGCCGCCAAGCCGCCGAATGAGAAACTGTTGCTAGTGTTACTACCAAAGGTGTTATTGCTCGTCAATATTGAAGAACCAAAGATAGACTTGACGCCCTCATCTGGTTTGGCGGTAACTGCAGTCGGTGGATTTACTGGGTTGCCAAATATCGATACTTTTGGGGAATCGGACGATTTGTCGGCTGCAATGGAGCCGCCAAATATTGACCCCTGCGGCTTGGCAggattgctgctgccactgaaTAGCGACTGGCCGAAGACTGATTTGTCTGTAAAATGATTATTCATAGTTAGAAGATATAAACGAACGGGTTAGTAAAACTGTAGTATAGACGGAAGTTAGTAATTCTGTACTGAAATAcactattttaaaatgttttcaagaACTTGTcacttttcattaaattcacaaaaaataaagttcataataaaagcaaaattatcATTGAAAACCAGTTTAAATCttattttcaaatcaaaaatccCAAATTTCTTTAGATCGATCGATATCGCTTAATGATataacttttgaaatattattttagtttgcCTTCTTTGCTgtgtaaatttgtaaatttttgcaAGTTTCTAAGATTTGACGTTGCTTCCTAAGATTGCAGCCCTCTAAGCTAAATGTTCACTTACCAGAGTGACCAAAAAGAAAGCCACCTTTTGGTGGTTCTTCTGGCTTGGAGAAGGAGCCAACTGTGGCCGTTGAGTTGGCTGAGACAGCAGTGCTGAAGCCACCAAAGCTGCCGAAATTACTGTTTGTGGTGTTGGCCTCTAATGTGCTGGCCTTAAGCAAAGTTCGATTGGGTGGTGCCAATATGCCCTGTGCTTTTGGTGGTGGCAACTTTAGGGCGGGCAACGTTAACGGCAACGACTTGACAACGTCCTTATTCTCGGTCGGCACAGTTGCTGTCCAGACAAATTTGTCCTCATCGCAGCCACGGCACCCACTGCATTTCGTTTCAGCCACGAGGAATTCGGGATTAAGTTGCAGCTTATCCGCCAGCGTCTGGATCTCATTTGAAATGCCAGCGGATGTGCTGGAACTTGGCTGTTGGGGACTCTGAATATCAACGGGCTGCGCAACGGCGGTGCCATCGAGAGCGCTGTTCACTGCACTGAGGAAAGCCTGCACAATCTCGGCGGTTTTGAAGCGCAAGGCGAAACGTTCCAAGACGGATTCCCCTTCGCTGAAATCAAAAGCGGCAAACAGCAGGGATTTTTCGTCTTTGGGCTTGTAGACAACGCTTGCATTAAGCACATGATTTAGGCAGAGCTTCAACACTTGCTCGCGACGCATAACCACACGTAAATTCTTTGTCTCCTTGTGGCGCAGAATCTTCACGAGACCCAAGCCGCGTTCCTTCCATTCCGTATTGTCGGCCAGCCGATAAAGCTTAGCGCGCTGCGAGTAGAGCacctcctcatcctcctcgcCCGTTTTGACATCAATCTGCAATAAATTTCAGATGTTAAATGCGCATTCGTAATTCGGGttgtttatcaaaattttACCTTATCCGGCAGGGGAATGACGGGTGCAAAATAAGCACcattctcctcctcctcgacGTGgctgtcatcgtcatcgccagcACCGCCACCTGGACTCTTGGGCTGCACTGGCTGCGCTTTGGGCATGCTAAAGCTGAATGTGTTCGAGGTCAAA
It encodes:
- the LOC117574129 gene encoding eukaryotic translation initiation factor 2-alpha kinase isoform X1, with the translated sequence MGIKNDLKGIKLSRRHLILYTMITSIVAVAAAQTESTSESSNLQHAVPPAAIPYCVDQQERRIGRRLLYVTTLDGRLSALDIANSGKMRWSIETGPGPLISSSIHRLELTSNGQFVRMIPSLSGGIYKFDGDSIDPIPITAEHLLSSSAKFSDDLVISGGKETRNYGVSVRTGQLLYECSINGCINATSDRDGAIKDTIEELDTDEQQQQQQEHDDDEQLRDKDGYILPHDSLVDDVIVVRRQTQTVRAVESRTGVERWNFSVGQHELDVMRAADCQLQPRSDIELAVLDVDIRVIVPEGIICAFSKSEPHLMLWKHTFNHPIVSAWHTNEADQLQSIDLFSSAQWLWEQDDLQPGEQPKQPISAPSIYLGMYDKQLYIQESIRLRQEIMDKTQQFLQLSGDTNLMPKIPWRPVAASSNSLVIFQGDRDPVVIGENDEGNSQLVPYDDQNVAIAAQSVLNASEFVNGNGFYFYTDPKWQQSGGGRECGANETPSDVPAIESAADGNETAAGGNHSINDDLSFSLDDIDAPVKVVILSLWFWWKEIVVIAFTSAVLLNMFMGHRNQRVEREYLVIERHVPVQTAIEATEASTQALLGPVVPMSSAHHQLRGNRLAFSPALGSGSANTKRSISESTTHSGEHFTSRFQTDFDLMQCLGRGGFGVVFEAKNKLDENRYAIKRITLPNKESSRQRVLREARTLASCEHHNIVRYFHSWVETPPVGWQEEEDRKLLAHELSTSIQIETPDGSTLPSMLEHTQNKRHQLLSWVSDTANSTANSYGHDNKALNNYDDDDDDESFIQFRSESQSAALHAKEDDTEEGESHTPQNDAQRSKQRNSVSIDIHSASFDLKNINYSQHHQLSNSFQIESIRSKSNSTDSDDDSADAAPRRKPLTLALPYTHNQPINSQPPAMPSAAIQNGLAVKPNKVYLYIQMQLCRKESLRDWLRDNRTDARASHIAHIFHQIVDAVDYVHLKGLIHRDLKPSNIFFSQDGQIKIGDFGLVTDTVDIPNTPGESGDHPGLPSSVRHTQQVGTHLYMSPEQLRGQHYDYKVDIYSLGLIFFELHVYFCTEMERIKTLRALRDGQYPADFGTQYPEQYELLHRMLSPQPSQRPQTKQLKQQLHEILKLPDHLIDGHSELAAMAAATRRLSRSRTFSSSSEQPQ
- the LOC117576399 gene encoding protein RER1, coding for MMNEDSGTASTSSSSGGGGVKKFFLRLSQTYQSTLDRSTPHTRMRWVFAGFLLFLFVLRIFIYQGWYIVCYALGIYHLNLFIAFLTPKIDPEFDPYAVDDEDEGPNLPTHSNEEFRPFIRRLPEFKFWLSVAKSTAIGLFCTFFDFFNVPVFWPILVMYFITLFCITMKRQIKHMIKYKYLPFTRNKPRYQRVNQPAGASSNVGGGAGNSK